In the Agrococcus sp. Marseille-Q4369 genome, one interval contains:
- a CDS encoding ABC transporter ATP-binding protein, whose protein sequence is MTAIVTTDLAKHYAEVNALDGVTLSLEEHRIHGLLGRNGAGKTTLMKLLTGQIFASRGSMEVLGGHPVENVDVLSQTAFIQESQKYPDTFRPIDVLRIAAGAYPNWDQAYADRLVERFQLPTKRLIKKLSRGQLSAIGIVLGLASRAPLTFFDEPYLGLDAVARRMFYDALLHDFAEHPRTIVLSTHHIDEVANLLEHVVILDQGKVLLDADTDELHDAALTVSGRADDVDAFLAGREPLEHTRLGSLATATLAARDGDERAARAAGLDISPVSLQALFVRLTTANASATDPATPVATA, encoded by the coding sequence ATGACCGCCATCGTCACCACCGACCTCGCCAAGCACTACGCCGAGGTCAACGCCCTCGACGGCGTGACGCTCTCGCTCGAGGAGCACCGCATCCACGGGCTCCTCGGCCGCAACGGCGCCGGCAAGACCACGCTCATGAAGCTGCTCACCGGCCAGATCTTCGCCTCGCGCGGCTCGATGGAGGTGCTCGGAGGCCACCCGGTCGAGAACGTCGACGTGCTCTCGCAGACGGCGTTCATCCAGGAGAGCCAGAAGTACCCCGACACGTTCCGGCCCATCGACGTGCTGCGCATCGCGGCGGGCGCCTACCCGAACTGGGACCAGGCGTACGCCGACCGGCTCGTCGAGCGGTTCCAGCTGCCGACGAAGCGCCTCATCAAGAAGCTCTCGCGCGGCCAGCTCTCGGCGATCGGCATCGTCCTCGGGCTCGCCTCGCGGGCACCGCTGACGTTCTTCGACGAGCCGTACCTCGGCCTCGACGCGGTCGCGCGGCGCATGTTCTACGACGCGCTGCTGCACGACTTCGCCGAGCACCCGCGCACGATCGTGCTCTCGACGCACCACATCGACGAGGTCGCGAACCTGCTCGAGCACGTCGTGATCCTCGACCAGGGCAAGGTGCTGCTCGACGCCGACACCGACGAGCTGCACGACGCGGCGCTCACCGTGTCGGGCCGAGCGGACGACGTGGATGCGTTCCTCGCCGGCCGCGAGCCGCTCGAGCACACCCGGCTCGGCTCCCTCGCGACCGCGACGCTCGCCGCGCGCGACGGCGACGAGCGCGCCGCGCGCGCCGCGGGGCTCGACATCTCCCCCGTCTCCCTCCAGGCGCTGTTCGTGCGCCTCACGACCGCCAACGCATCCGCCACCGACCCCGCGACTCCGGTCGCGACCGCTTGA
- a CDS encoding GntR family transcriptional regulator, translated as MLDDSKPLFVAVAEQIEDGILDGSYPEDAAVPSTNELAAFLRINPATAGKGLGLLVDAGVLIKRRGIGMFVAPGARAALRERRKLAFEDQFIAPLLREAAALGLSPEELANMITKEVAR; from the coding sequence ATTCTAGACGACAGCAAGCCGCTCTTCGTCGCGGTAGCCGAGCAGATCGAGGACGGCATCCTCGACGGCAGCTACCCGGAGGATGCGGCGGTGCCCTCGACCAACGAGCTCGCCGCCTTCCTCCGCATCAACCCCGCGACCGCCGGCAAGGGCCTCGGCCTCCTCGTCGACGCGGGCGTGCTCATCAAGAGGAGAGGGATCGGCATGTTCGTCGCCCCCGGCGCCCGAGCGGCGCTCCGCGAGCGCCGCAAGCTCGCGTTCGAAGACCAGTTCATCGCACCCCTGCTTCGCGAGGCAGCAGCCTTAGGGCTCAGCCCGGAGGAGCTCGCGAACATGATCACGAAGGAAGTCGCCCGATGA
- the erm gene encoding 23S ribosomal RNA methyltransferase Erm translates to MSRRTPSRATSRAPLHAPGRHELGQSFLVDRRAVADVVDRVAATRGPILEIGPGDGALTLPLARLGRPIRALELDARRAARLDARTPGRVRVEHADALAHRFDAHPHVVVSNLPFHITTALLRRLLAAPGWTDAVLIAQWEVARRRAGVGGATQLTAQAAPWFEFSLGRRIPRSAFRPMPQVDAGLFAVQRRAQPLVDPADRRQYAAMVARVFASPGAGLAAILPAAGVLPRAAAKRWLRERSRAGGLPRDLGPEDWADLWLAHRRTHAP, encoded by the coding sequence ATGTCCCGACGGACACCGTCGCGCGCGACCTCTCGCGCACCCCTGCACGCCCCCGGCCGGCACGAGCTCGGCCAGAGCTTCCTCGTCGACCGCCGCGCGGTGGCCGACGTCGTCGACCGGGTCGCCGCGACCCGCGGCCCGATCCTCGAGATCGGCCCGGGCGACGGCGCGCTGACGCTGCCGCTCGCGCGCCTCGGCCGCCCCATCCGCGCGCTCGAGCTCGACGCGCGCCGCGCCGCCCGGCTCGACGCCCGCACGCCCGGGCGCGTGCGCGTCGAGCACGCCGACGCCCTCGCGCACCGCTTCGACGCGCATCCGCACGTCGTCGTCTCGAACCTGCCGTTCCACATCACGACCGCGCTGCTGCGGCGACTGCTCGCGGCGCCCGGATGGACGGATGCGGTGCTCATCGCGCAGTGGGAGGTCGCCCGCCGCCGTGCCGGCGTGGGCGGCGCGACGCAGCTCACCGCCCAGGCGGCCCCGTGGTTCGAGTTCTCGCTCGGCCGGCGCATCCCGCGCTCGGCGTTCCGGCCGATGCCGCAGGTGGACGCCGGGCTCTTCGCGGTGCAGCGGCGAGCGCAGCCGCTCGTCGATCCCGCCGATCGCCGGCAGTACGCCGCGATGGTCGCGCGAGTCTTCGCGAGCCCCGGGGCCGGGCTCGCCGCGATCCTCCCCGCGGCCGGCGTCCTGCCGCGCGCGGCCGCGAAGCGCTGGCTGCGGGAGCGCTCCCGCGCCGGCGGCCTGCCTCGAGATCTCGGGCCGGAGGACTGGGCCGACCTGTGGCTCGCCCACCGCCGGACGCACGCTCCGTGA
- a CDS encoding ABC transporter permease produces the protein MTTTAPSRPNRPGRADASVGNDRGRTRFAQAAGIVAQREIMMQLRSKAFIISTLITLALVFGAVLFSSFGPALFDEDTEVATTAEIAPTLEAIDGLAVVPADDADAVRDAVRDGSVDAGVIAGDGPSGLTVVGDREADSGLIQLLSVTPDVELLDPNAPDPMLTYFIGLAFGLVFFMSAMTFGQTIAQSVVEEKQSRIVEIMLATVPARAILAGKVIGNSVLAFGQIALIAGVVLIGGALTGSQLLLDGLGMPIVWFVVLFTVGFIMLAALYAAAAALVSRAEDLGSATSPLIFLVMIPYFLVIIFNNNPLALQIMSYVPFSAPVAVPMRVYLQTTEWWEPYLSLGVLALFTVLVIGVAARIYERSLLKTGSMVKWRDALKA, from the coding sequence ATGACCACCACCGCTCCGAGCCGCCCGAACCGACCGGGCCGTGCCGACGCATCCGTCGGCAATGACCGCGGTCGCACGCGCTTCGCGCAAGCGGCCGGCATCGTCGCGCAGCGCGAGATCATGATGCAGCTGCGCTCGAAGGCGTTCATCATCTCGACGCTCATCACGCTCGCGCTCGTGTTCGGCGCGGTGCTCTTCTCGTCGTTCGGCCCCGCGCTGTTCGACGAGGACACCGAGGTCGCCACCACGGCCGAGATCGCGCCGACGCTCGAGGCCATCGACGGCCTCGCGGTCGTGCCGGCGGACGATGCGGATGCGGTGCGCGACGCCGTGCGGGACGGCTCGGTCGACGCGGGCGTCATCGCGGGCGACGGTCCCTCGGGCCTCACCGTCGTCGGGGACCGCGAGGCCGACAGCGGCCTCATCCAGCTGCTGAGCGTCACTCCCGACGTCGAGCTGCTCGACCCGAACGCGCCCGACCCGATGCTCACCTACTTCATCGGCCTCGCCTTCGGCCTCGTGTTCTTCATGTCGGCGATGACGTTCGGCCAGACGATCGCGCAGTCGGTCGTCGAGGAGAAGCAGTCGCGCATCGTCGAGATCATGCTCGCGACCGTGCCGGCCCGCGCGATCCTCGCCGGCAAGGTGATCGGCAACTCGGTGCTCGCGTTCGGGCAGATCGCGCTCATCGCCGGCGTCGTGCTCATCGGCGGCGCGCTGACGGGATCGCAGCTGCTGCTCGACGGGCTCGGCATGCCGATCGTCTGGTTCGTGGTGCTCTTCACCGTCGGCTTCATCATGCTCGCGGCGCTCTACGCGGCGGCGGCGGCGCTCGTCTCGCGCGCCGAGGACCTCGGCTCGGCCACGAGCCCGCTGATCTTCCTCGTGATGATCCCGTACTTCCTCGTCATCATCTTCAACAACAACCCGCTCGCGCTGCAGATCATGTCGTACGTGCCGTTCTCGGCACCGGTCGCCGTGCCGATGCGCGTCTACCTGCAGACGACCGAGTGGTGGGAGCCCTACCTCTCGCTCGGCGTGCTCGCGCTCTTCACCGTGCTCGTGATCGGGGTCGCCGCGCGCATCTACGAGCGGTCGCTGCTGAAGACCGGCTCGATGGTCAAGTGGCGGGACGCCCTGAAGGCGTAG